A segment of the Arachis hypogaea cultivar Tifrunner chromosome 5, arahy.Tifrunner.gnm2.J5K5, whole genome shotgun sequence genome:
TAACTGATCTTAGGTCGAGGACAGCTTCGCTGAGAGACTTGTACTCCAAGAAACGTCTTTCATCGTCCATGTTTGAGAAATCTTGTTGTTCGCCCTTTGGTCTTGGCCGGTTTCCAATCTCCCAGCTCTCAGAATTTACAAGGATGAAAGACTTCTTATCAATCTTCTGTTGCAGTTCTTCTGCTGCCTCGTGTACTTCAAACAAAATGTCGTCCTGACCCAGTTTCTCCATCTTTTGAACTTTGTTTCCAAGTTCCCGAAGCACTTTTGCTGCTTCAGCGCCTACCTTCTTCAGCTCACTTTGGAAAACTTGCCTCTTCTCAGGTGGAGCCTGATAACCGAAAAGGAACCTTAATGACTATTAGAATCATTAGCATAtcgtatttattattttgatttgtttAGCATCGATAAATACCTTGTATCATATTTCATACAATTCAGATACAAACGTTTATCCTCCATTCTCTATTCTGGTTTCTAACAATAACATTTATGTAattcagaaaagaaaacaaaaatcttGATATTGAAAATGAAATTTTGCGAGCTATTTAACAATTAGAAGCTTTCAATATCCCCCCAAGAGGGAAAAGTCCATAACATAGTGAGTAAAGGAAGCATCAAAGGAAATCTAACTTCCATGTGTCAGAATCAGAATTTTTCAATGCAGACCTCTCATTCCAGTTAAGTTACTCATGCGTGCAAATGATATTATATCGTTGACACAAATGTCAAGTACTCGAGTATATTCTCAAGTGAGGAAACGGGTATCAACCTTACAGTATGGTAGTTACTAGTTAGTATGATTAAGGAAACATAAACTCAGGAATAAAAGCAACACTTGGTCTAACTGAAAATACATATGGGACAAAAATGATTTTTTCTTCTGAGAGGTTTTAACAGAGACCAGGCTTAGGCATACCAATTGTTAGTGCTCGGTGGCAATCATGTATAATGCTTGCCCATCTTAGGTTTAAGCTTGTTTCATGAAACAAAAAATGATATATTGTTTGAaataatttggaaaaaaaaatgaaCTAGCAAATTGCCGTTGTGAAGACTTAATTTTGATGTGCAGAAGCAAAATCCTATACCTTACAAACCATAGTCATAATTAGGAATCCTAAAGATTAAGACTAACGCAGTGCTATTAACTTAGCACAATAACACTGCAAAGGGAGCCTTACTAGCTAAATCAGCAAGTGATTCAATAGATTTTCAATCCCACTTAACTAATCAGAAACTCTCAATGGAATCAATTGTTTTGGGAAAAGAAAATAACGGTATGCTTGATTAGGGGGTAAAAATGGGGTAGAAAGTTTCATGAAAAAGTTTGATGTGTAACAATTATCAGCCTATTATTACACTCCAACCAAACATACCCTAAACTGAAAGAAGTAAATCATGAATATGAAAGAGCATTAAAATTGTagaaaagaaacattaaaaaataaaggaAACACTCACAGGCTCTATAACAGAATTTGGCAGTTAAGAAGTACCTGTATTTCAGAAAGTATACATCCATGCATAGCCATGACCATAAACGCACAATGCCTTAATGCTCCACCTACTTTCACATAATTATGCCAAGGATATTTAAACATTCTGTAGCGACCATGAGGTGGCTCCCAAACAGCAAAACCTAACTTCAATCAACAATATGTTACTATGAGTAATGAAGATTACCAATTATACTTTGATTAAACAGAGACGGTAAACTGAAGTAAACGTGATACCAGTGCTTCCTCTTGGCTCGAAGATTCAACAGCCGATCTGTAGCCGCTGTAAAGCGGGTCATCAGAAGCTTGGTAGGTAAGAATTTTTGAGGGTATTCTCTCATACTCAACACAATTAAGGTAGTTATTGACAACACCTGAAAAACAAGCCTAAAGAAAGTTATTCAACCCAAGAAATAACATTATGATTTATGAAGCAGCAAACCTATGTAGTAGCAATGAAAAGTTCAATGTGAAATCAAGAAAATGTTGTAGAGAGGAACCTTCCAAAGATTTCGCGACCCCCATGAAATTCTTCCCCACAAGATTATGCAGATCCTCACCAGCCCAGATTGGAAATATACATACATTTACTCCAACAGATACAGCAGCACCAATCGCAATGAGCAGAAACCTGTTTATAGACGTCTGAACAAACTCTCCAGTTCGATATC
Coding sequences within it:
- the LOC112802199 gene encoding aluminum-activated malate transporter 9 isoform X2, encoding MSFWSKFMLFRTFMGATLSKGLNRGLGTLSAGGLALGIGELTRLGGDWQVLYTIISIFIAGFCATYAKLYPTLKAYEYGFRVFLITFCYIIVSGYRTGEFVQTSINRFLLIAIGAAVSVGVNVCIFPIWAGEDLHNLVGKNFMGVAKSLEGVVNNYLNCVEYERIPSKILTYQASDDPLYSGYRSAVESSSQEEALLGFAVWEPPHGRYRMFKYPWHNYVKVGGALRHCAFMVMAMHGCILSEIQAPPEKRQVFQSELKKVGAEAAKVLRELGNKVQKMEKLGQDDILFEVHEAAEELQQKIDKKSFILVNSESWEIGNRPRPKGEQQDFSNMDDERRFLEYKSLSEAVLDLRSVNVPKNWDEQTAAQPPGFVEENIYKKQPSWPAHISFKTDVVFKEEESRTYESASSLSLATFTSLLIEFVARLQNLVDSFEELGEKANFKDPLEQDHVRSGCWTRMFDCFISKD